One stretch of Priestia megaterium DNA includes these proteins:
- a CDS encoding LysR family transcriptional regulator yields MKTEWLESFIETAKTKSLSKASEQLHMTQPALSKQMRKLEEDLGVTLFIRSATGVELTSAGEILLQEGESILSSVHALQKKLVSTQEACDLTIGTWQSMAAFYLPYQLASAKDHDRHIDIKTSHHYYDLLEQLESNKIDGALFDDREVQHTYWSKLLFKEDFYLFVNDQHPLAEKENVSFEDFKEEPIVVLPPGCDVRTLVEKAYNRHNLKIPIANEIEFAQSIMGFISANLGISILPEIFMRHLQSSNIKALPITDFKFKREISLVAKNPDVGKMLYTLFFKTRS; encoded by the coding sequence ATGAAAACAGAGTGGCTTGAGTCTTTTATTGAAACAGCCAAAACAAAAAGCTTAAGCAAAGCAAGCGAACAGCTGCATATGACGCAGCCTGCACTTAGTAAGCAAATGAGAAAACTAGAAGAAGATTTAGGAGTAACATTATTTATTCGCTCCGCTACAGGAGTAGAATTAACCTCAGCAGGTGAAATTCTTTTACAAGAAGGTGAATCCATACTATCAAGCGTTCATGCTCTTCAAAAAAAATTAGTATCTACGCAAGAAGCTTGTGATTTAACTATCGGAACGTGGCAGAGTATGGCTGCTTTTTACTTACCTTATCAACTGGCTTCTGCTAAAGACCACGATCGCCATATTGATATAAAAACCTCGCATCACTATTATGATTTGTTAGAGCAGTTAGAAAGCAATAAAATTGACGGGGCTTTATTTGATGATCGAGAGGTTCAACATACTTACTGGTCAAAACTATTGTTCAAAGAAGACTTTTATTTATTTGTGAATGATCAGCACCCGTTAGCCGAAAAAGAAAACGTATCATTTGAAGATTTCAAAGAAGAACCCATTGTAGTTCTCCCCCCAGGGTGCGATGTTCGGACACTAGTAGAAAAAGCGTACAATCGTCATAACTTAAAAATCCCCATTGCCAATGAAATTGAATTTGCTCAAAGTATTATGGGATTTATTTCAGCTAATTTAGGTATTTCAATTCTACCTGAAATTTTTATGCGCCATTTACAAAGCTCAAACATTAAAGCTTTACCCATTACAGACTTCAAATTCAAAAGAGAAATTTCATTAGTGGCAAAAAATCCTGATGTGGGAAAAATGCTTTATACACTGTTTTTCAAAACACGGTCTTAA
- a CDS encoding NAD-dependent succinate-semialdehyde dehydrogenase, whose product MYPNKLYINGEWTTTEEKIDVINPATKEVIGQIPKAGAKEAASATDAAAAAFKTWSKRTAQERSAILMRWHQLIENHKDELAEIMTTEQGKPFAEAKGEVQYGNDYIAWFAEEGKRVYGETIPAHHTHKRITVKKQPVGVVAAITPWNFPAAMITRKVAPALAAGCTIVLKPSEETPFTAFRLVELAEEAGVPKGVINVVTGDAAAIGDTWQKDGRIRKLTFTGSTAVGKHLMRGAADTVKKLSLELGGHAPFIVTENADLDAAVNGVIASKFVNAGQTCICTNRVYVQESIADAFVEKFAAKAAELTVGNGLEEGTQVGPLINDKAVEKVKAQIADAKSKGAKVVVGGQAITTKNGFFMEPTIIINVTDDMNCMFEETFGPLAPVATFKTVEEAVERANNSPYGLAAYVFTENIKEATFVSEELEYGIVGVNDGSPSAAQAPFGGFKESGLGREGSHYGIEDYLEVKYISMGL is encoded by the coding sequence ATGTATCCAAACAAACTATATATTAACGGTGAATGGACAACAACGGAAGAGAAAATTGATGTGATTAATCCAGCAACAAAAGAAGTTATAGGACAAATTCCAAAGGCAGGCGCAAAGGAAGCAGCTTCTGCAACCGATGCAGCGGCTGCAGCTTTTAAAACATGGTCGAAAAGAACCGCTCAAGAGCGCAGTGCTATTTTAATGAGATGGCATCAACTAATTGAAAATCATAAAGATGAACTAGCAGAAATTATGACAACGGAACAAGGCAAACCATTTGCAGAAGCAAAAGGTGAAGTGCAGTATGGCAATGATTATATTGCTTGGTTTGCTGAAGAAGGAAAGCGTGTATACGGTGAAACGATTCCAGCTCATCATACGCATAAACGTATTACGGTTAAAAAACAGCCTGTTGGCGTTGTAGCAGCTATTACACCATGGAACTTCCCTGCAGCAATGATTACGCGTAAAGTGGCCCCAGCTCTTGCAGCAGGATGTACAATTGTTTTAAAACCATCTGAAGAAACACCATTTACAGCATTTCGTTTAGTAGAGCTCGCAGAAGAAGCGGGAGTTCCAAAAGGTGTGATTAATGTTGTTACTGGAGATGCAGCAGCTATTGGTGACACATGGCAAAAAGACGGACGCATCCGAAAATTAACATTTACTGGTTCAACAGCGGTTGGTAAACATTTAATGCGCGGTGCTGCGGATACTGTGAAAAAATTATCGCTGGAATTAGGCGGTCATGCACCGTTTATCGTAACAGAAAATGCAGATTTAGACGCTGCTGTAAACGGCGTAATTGCTTCTAAGTTTGTCAACGCAGGTCAAACGTGTATCTGCACAAACCGCGTATATGTACAAGAATCCATTGCAGATGCTTTTGTTGAAAAATTTGCAGCAAAAGCGGCGGAATTAACAGTAGGAAATGGATTAGAAGAAGGTACACAAGTTGGACCGTTAATTAACGACAAAGCGGTTGAGAAAGTAAAAGCACAAATTGCGGATGCAAAAAGTAAAGGAGCTAAAGTTGTGGTTGGCGGACAAGCTATAACAACTAAAAACGGTTTCTTTATGGAGCCGACAATTATTATAAATGTAACTGATGACATGAATTGCATGTTTGAAGAAACGTTTGGACCATTGGCACCTGTAGCAACATTCAAAACAGTAGAAGAAGCCGTAGAACGAGCAAACAATAGCCCTTATGGTTTAGCCGCTTACGTATTTACAGAAAACATTAAAGAAGCAACGTTTGTATCTGAAGAGTTAGAATACGGCATTGTAGGAGTAAATGATGGCTCTCCATCTGCAGCTCAAGCTCCATTCGGTGGCTTTAAAGAAAGTGGTCTTGGACGTGAAGGAAGTCATTACGGCATTGAAGATTATTTAGAAGTAAAATATATCTCAATGGGACTATAA
- a CDS encoding GNAT family N-acetyltransferase, translating to MIIAEKNIVKFKAKDGREVTIRPAQASDAEHITTAVREIIEAGEFIQKDEPRTVQEEQDFIASVEKNNHMYVVAEVEGEVLGIARVLRGEIKMKRHTGLFRTWLISKAQGMGIGKQFMNYTLNWCKENNLHKLSLTVFASNKVAYELYKKVGFEQEGVMKEQAYFNNEYVDEIYMSIFFS from the coding sequence ATGATTATAGCAGAGAAAAACATAGTGAAATTTAAAGCAAAAGACGGACGTGAAGTCACTATTCGCCCCGCACAGGCAAGTGATGCGGAGCATATTACAACAGCGGTAAGAGAAATTATTGAGGCTGGGGAATTTATTCAAAAAGATGAGCCGCGCACCGTCCAAGAAGAACAAGATTTTATTGCATCAGTAGAAAAGAACAATCACATGTACGTTGTAGCTGAGGTCGAAGGTGAAGTGCTTGGAATTGCACGTGTTCTTAGAGGCGAAATTAAAATGAAGCGCCACACGGGGCTCTTCCGTACATGGCTTATTTCAAAAGCACAGGGAATGGGAATAGGAAAACAATTTATGAATTATACGCTAAACTGGTGCAAAGAAAATAATCTTCATAAACTTTCTTTAACTGTGTTTGCTTCGAATAAAGTGGCATACGAATTGTATAAAAAGGTAGGATTTGAACAAGAAGGCGTTATGAAAGAACAAGCTTATTTCAACAATGAATATGTAGATGAAATCTATATGTCCATTTTCTTTTCATAA
- a CDS encoding type III polyketide synthase: MPKIISVGFGVPPYELTQQDTLLFAKELFSESFKDINRLLTVFQNGQIEKRNFAKDLSWFQEDHTFEEKNDAFIESAVELGTKAIEDCLTNKNYVSTPLPCGEIEAIFYVSTSGLATPSIEARIMNKLAFSDHTKRIPIWGLGCAGGASGLSRAYEYCKAFPRAKVLVLSIELCSLTFQRNDRSKSNLIGTSLFADGVAAALVAGDEADTTFAIEKSYPYILHTQSTLMPNSEDVMGWEIKNDGLFVVFSKDIPTIIDSWLGGEVESFLQTQNLTSRDLKHFVAHPGGKKVLEAYVSTLSLNENMIADSLDVLKNHGNMSSATVLYVLDRFMKKEISSKEYGLLTALGPGFSSEMLLLEWR, from the coding sequence ATGCCAAAGATTATCTCAGTTGGATTTGGAGTTCCCCCTTATGAATTAACTCAGCAAGACACGCTGCTATTTGCAAAAGAACTTTTTTCCGAATCGTTTAAAGATATTAATCGTCTGCTGACCGTTTTTCAAAATGGCCAAATTGAGAAACGTAATTTTGCCAAAGACTTATCTTGGTTTCAAGAAGATCATACATTCGAAGAAAAAAATGATGCTTTTATAGAATCTGCTGTTGAATTAGGTACAAAAGCAATTGAAGACTGCTTAACAAATAAGAACTATGTAAGTACCCCTTTGCCGTGTGGAGAAATTGAGGCTATTTTTTATGTTTCAACAAGCGGTTTAGCTACGCCTAGTATTGAAGCGCGAATTATGAATAAGCTTGCGTTCTCAGACCATACAAAAAGAATTCCTATTTGGGGATTAGGGTGTGCTGGAGGAGCGTCTGGGCTTTCAAGAGCTTATGAGTATTGCAAAGCCTTTCCGCGTGCCAAAGTCCTTGTTTTATCCATTGAGCTCTGCAGTTTAACTTTTCAGCGAAATGATCGTTCAAAAAGCAACTTAATCGGTACATCTTTATTTGCAGATGGAGTAGCGGCTGCTTTAGTCGCAGGTGACGAAGCTGATACCACTTTTGCCATTGAAAAAAGCTATCCTTACATTTTACATACACAATCGACGCTCATGCCCAATTCAGAAGATGTAATGGGATGGGAGATTAAAAATGATGGACTATTTGTTGTCTTTTCAAAAGATATTCCCACGATTATCGATTCGTGGTTAGGCGGAGAAGTTGAGTCATTTTTACAAACACAGAATTTGACCAGTCGCGATTTGAAGCATTTTGTTGCTCATCCTGGAGGGAAAAAAGTGCTTGAAGCATATGTATCAACGCTATCGCTAAACGAAAATATGATTGCTGATTCCCTAGATGTACTTAAAAACCATGGAAACATGTCTTCGGCAACCGTTTTGTATGTGCTAGACCGCTTTATGAAGAAAGAAATTTCGAGTAAAGAATACGGTTTATTAACAGCTCTTGGCCCTGGATTTAGTTCTGAAATGCTTCTATTAGAGTGGAGGTAA
- a CDS encoding isoprenylcysteine carboxyl methyltransferase family protein, producing the protein MFFYSFFVFIILQRLCELVIAKRNEAWMKKQGAYEAGQSHYKWMVSMHAAFFAALFTEVYVLNDGMYHFSFLLFSFFVLVQLARIWAISSLGKYWNTKIIVLPNAKVVLRGPYRFMKHPNYTVVAAELVLVPLMFQAYWTLAIFSVFNLCILAVRIPLEEQALTNETNYGEVMQNRGRFFPVKKS; encoded by the coding sequence TTGTTTTTTTATAGCTTTTTTGTATTTATTATCTTACAGCGTCTATGTGAATTGGTTATTGCCAAAAGAAATGAAGCTTGGATGAAGAAGCAGGGAGCATACGAAGCTGGTCAAAGTCACTACAAATGGATGGTAAGCATGCATGCCGCTTTTTTTGCTGCTCTTTTTACGGAAGTGTATGTGTTAAACGATGGAATGTATCACTTTTCTTTTTTGTTGTTTAGCTTTTTTGTGCTTGTTCAACTTGCAAGAATATGGGCTATTTCTTCGTTAGGAAAGTATTGGAATACAAAAATTATCGTCTTGCCTAATGCGAAGGTTGTGCTAAGAGGTCCTTATCGTTTTATGAAGCACCCTAACTATACAGTAGTAGCGGCAGAATTGGTGTTAGTTCCGCTTATGTTTCAGGCATACTGGACGTTAGCTATTTTTTCTGTTTTCAATTTGTGTATATTAGCCGTCAGAATTCCCTTAGAAGAGCAAGCGTTAACGAATGAAACAAATTACGGCGAAGTCATGCAAAACAGGGGACGTTTCTTTCCTGTAAAAAAATCTTAA